One window from the genome of Actinoplanes teichomyceticus ATCC 31121 encodes:
- a CDS encoding acyl carrier protein, whose product MSQISVPMIIECVRKAADKEVAADTDIFSAGVDSLAVLRCRALLKEQTGVKVPGHVFFGGRTPAGIVAMIDAQSPIGAQHVGR is encoded by the coding sequence ATGAGCCAGATCTCGGTACCCATGATCATCGAGTGTGTACGCAAGGCGGCGGACAAGGAGGTGGCCGCCGACACCGACATCTTCTCCGCCGGGGTGGACTCGCTGGCCGTGCTGCGCTGCCGGGCGCTGCTCAAGGAGCAGACCGGTGTCAAGGTGCCCGGTCACGTCTTCTTCGGCGGCCGCACACCGGCCGGCATCGTCGCGATGATCGACGCGCAGAGCCCGATCGGAGCCCAGCATGTTGGTCGTTGA
- a CDS encoding cytochrome P450, with the protein MLVVEDSPLYSAEFFAAGDPYTYLNDLRENHPVSVHRRADGYEFYALTRYADVYAAYVDHVGLSSSYGTMIDGSYRPEKDSASGRMLIVADEPAHAQIKKPVKHSGFNREMIGRIGETVRRNIRTALGALSVGDRLDFTTVVAPELPKGVLEVLFGIGPQDALGLLEATRTMIGYRDQAYVGESPLDSLVDAQLNVLDFMDDLISARIRSGSSDDMIGFLAQLVAAGEMSRDVALLNGLNVAVGGNETTPHTASLCVATIDDERAQWRRVVDGQVASGVATQEFLRWTSTNSYVQRLSVRDVEIGGQTIPANSFVTLWNMAANRDPRVFDRPDEFIIDRPDNKQIAFGAGVHRCIGAPVATLEIQMFLEELAAWDKAFRVLAPPQRLHSNFMLGLTELQVEVIKAGEDG; encoded by the coding sequence ATGTTGGTCGTTGAGGACAGCCCGCTCTACTCCGCCGAGTTCTTCGCCGCCGGCGACCCGTACACCTACCTCAACGACCTGCGCGAGAACCACCCCGTCTCGGTGCACCGGCGCGCCGACGGCTACGAGTTCTACGCGCTGACCCGCTACGCCGACGTGTACGCCGCCTACGTCGACCACGTCGGGCTCAGCTCCTCGTACGGCACGATGATCGACGGCTCGTACCGGCCGGAGAAGGACTCCGCGTCCGGGCGGATGCTGATCGTGGCCGACGAGCCGGCGCACGCTCAGATCAAGAAGCCGGTCAAGCACAGCGGCTTCAACCGCGAGATGATCGGCCGGATCGGCGAGACGGTACGCCGCAACATCCGCACGGCGCTGGGCGCGCTGTCGGTCGGCGACCGGCTCGACTTCACCACGGTGGTCGCCCCGGAGCTGCCCAAGGGCGTACTGGAGGTGCTGTTCGGCATCGGCCCGCAGGACGCGCTCGGGCTGCTGGAGGCGACCCGCACCATGATCGGCTACCGGGATCAGGCGTACGTCGGCGAGTCGCCGCTGGACTCGCTGGTCGACGCGCAGCTCAACGTGCTGGACTTCATGGACGACCTGATCAGCGCCCGGATCAGGTCCGGTTCCTCGGACGACATGATCGGCTTCCTGGCGCAGCTGGTCGCCGCCGGCGAGATGAGCCGCGACGTGGCGCTGCTCAACGGCCTGAACGTCGCGGTCGGCGGCAACGAGACGACCCCGCACACCGCGAGCCTGTGCGTGGCCACCATCGACGACGAGCGGGCCCAGTGGCGACGGGTGGTCGACGGGCAGGTCGCCAGCGGTGTGGCCACCCAGGAGTTCCTGCGCTGGACGTCGACCAACAGCTACGTGCAGCGGCTGTCCGTGCGCGACGTCGAGATCGGCGGGCAGACCATCCCGGCGAACAGCTTCGTGACGTTGTGGAACATGGCCGCCAACCGCGACCCGCGCGTCTTCGACCGGCCCGACGAGTTCATCATCGACCGCCCGGACAACAAGCAGATCGCGTTCGGGGCGGGCGTGCACCGCTGCATCGGCGCCCCGGTGGCCACCCTGGAGATCCAGATGTTCCTGGAGGAACTGGCCGCCTGGGACAAGGCGTTCCGCGTGCTGGCCCCGCCGCAGCGGCTGCACTCGAACTTCATGCTCGGGCTCACCGAGCTGCAGGTCGAGGTGATCAAGGCTGGGGAGGACGGGTGA
- a CDS encoding alpha/beta fold hydrolase codes for MSALLASFPAAGSGGKTLQVLEELAVRRGMTYLALPNPPSIADLDSGRWSAACAERLRRAGAGADQVILVGHCMGGLSAIRLSDGLAATLGIPVSVLAINTPCPDPAGRIPTMSEFTDAQIATVLAHDGFPQDLLDDEDMLAEIAEGLRDDARVADTIAAWVAGAGRFRALHVLSTRGDHFIPPRACTGWWDRVQGEFQMTVADGGHTIDEESVDVLERVLDGVLARSRSFLKAAPA; via the coding sequence GTGAGCGCGCTGCTGGCCTCCTTCCCGGCCGCCGGCTCCGGCGGCAAGACCCTGCAGGTGCTCGAGGAGCTGGCGGTGCGGCGCGGGATGACCTACCTCGCCCTGCCGAACCCGCCCTCGATCGCCGACCTGGACTCGGGGCGCTGGTCGGCGGCGTGCGCCGAGCGTCTGCGCCGGGCCGGCGCGGGCGCGGACCAGGTGATCCTGGTGGGTCACTGCATGGGGGGATTGTCGGCAATCCGGCTGTCTGACGGTTTGGCCGCCACATTGGGTATACCGGTGAGCGTGCTGGCGATCAACACTCCGTGCCCGGACCCCGCCGGCCGGATCCCGACCATGTCGGAGTTCACCGATGCCCAGATCGCCACGGTGCTCGCCCACGACGGCTTCCCGCAGGACCTGCTCGACGACGAGGACATGCTCGCCGAGATCGCCGAGGGGCTGCGCGACGACGCCCGGGTCGCCGACACGATCGCCGCGTGGGTGGCCGGCGCCGGCCGGTTCCGGGCGCTGCACGTGCTCAGCACCCGGGGCGACCACTTCATCCCACCCCGGGCCTGCACCGGCTGGTGGGACCGGGTGCAGGGTGAATTCCAGATGACCGTCGCGGACGGCGGCCACACGATCGACGAGGAGTCGGTCGACGTTCTGGAGCGTGTCCTCGACGGCGTGCTGGCCCGCTCCCGGAGTTTTCTGAAGGCGGCGCCTGCATGA
- a CDS encoding MFS transporter, with the protein MRRAIITLLVVCQSAQALIFGGIALFLPLIRTDLGLSFGQAGTLAAASSLTYALMQVPSGFLADRFAPRTLFLTGLLGTNLLAAMFAVLDSYDLLLINQALSGFFRALVFAPGLLLISEQFPSDRRATAMGLYVAGGFSSNILLSSVGPLLVGPLGWRLLFAVFAAAGLLTLIGYRRVTGPPAPGPAADDPVRITDLPALLRHRIVRLTGVIQFARLAVAQGFTFWLPTWLVVDRGQSLAAAGLVAALGAAVTAPANYLGGYLSDRIGRPLLVIGGSLAVLAAGLSLLTYVPGMPAVLLVVALISVVVQVYFGPLFALPISVLGARRAGLLSGFGNFCANLGGFAFVYLLGAVKDATGSFRAGFLGLAALCLLGLAAAAAARQPAAARPAGSR; encoded by the coding sequence GTGCGTCGCGCGATCATCACCCTGCTCGTGGTCTGCCAGAGCGCGCAGGCGCTGATCTTCGGCGGGATCGCGCTGTTCCTGCCACTGATCCGGACCGACCTGGGGCTCAGCTTCGGGCAGGCCGGGACGCTGGCCGCGGCGAGCAGCCTGACGTACGCGCTGATGCAGGTCCCGTCCGGCTTCCTGGCCGACCGGTTCGCCCCGCGCACGCTGTTCCTCACCGGGCTGCTCGGCACGAATCTGCTCGCGGCGATGTTCGCGGTGCTCGACTCGTACGACCTGCTCCTGATCAACCAGGCGCTGTCCGGGTTCTTCCGGGCGCTGGTCTTCGCGCCCGGCCTGCTGCTGATCAGCGAGCAGTTCCCCAGCGACCGGCGGGCCACCGCGATGGGGCTGTACGTGGCCGGCGGCTTCTCCTCCAACATCCTGCTCAGCTCGGTCGGCCCGCTGCTGGTCGGGCCGCTCGGCTGGCGGCTGCTGTTCGCGGTCTTCGCGGCGGCCGGCCTGCTCACCCTGATCGGCTACCGCCGGGTCACCGGGCCGCCGGCGCCGGGGCCCGCGGCGGACGACCCGGTCCGGATCACCGACCTGCCCGCCCTGCTGCGGCACCGGATCGTCCGGCTGACCGGGGTGATCCAGTTCGCCCGGCTCGCCGTCGCCCAGGGCTTCACCTTCTGGCTGCCCACCTGGCTGGTCGTCGACCGCGGCCAGTCGCTGGCGGCGGCCGGGCTGGTCGCCGCGCTCGGCGCCGCGGTCACCGCGCCGGCCAACTACCTCGGCGGGTACCTCTCCGACCGGATCGGGCGTCCGCTGCTGGTGATCGGCGGCTCGCTGGCCGTCCTGGCCGCCGGCCTGTCGCTGCTCACCTACGTGCCGGGGATGCCGGCGGTGCTGCTGGTGGTCGCGCTGATCTCGGTGGTCGTACAGGTCTACTTCGGGCCGCTGTTCGCCCTGCCGATCAGCGTGCTTGGCGCCCGGCGGGCCGGGCTGCTCAGCGGATTCGGCAACTTCTGCGCCAACCTGGGCGGCTTCGCGTTCGTCTACCTGCTGGGCGCGGTGAAGGACGCCACCGGCTCGTTCCGGGCCGGCTTCCTCGGCCTGGCCGCGCTGTGCCTGCTGGGGCTGGCCGCGGCGGCGGCCGCCCGGCAGCCCGCGGCGGCCCGCCCGGCCGGGTCACGGTGA
- a CDS encoding MFS transporter, producing the protein MTVVEGTSAAPRSLWRNGDFLKFWSGETLSLVGTQVTTLALPLTAVIYFDTSAETVGWLRFLESAPYLFFALLFGVWVDRVRRKPVMMLANTVRMLVIAAVPLLASLDRLSVGLLLALTFVFGTFSVLFELSSMSFLPTLVKDPVLFAEANRKTLVSRSATDMAGPGLAGVLVGWLTAPMALIVDAVSYLASLITLLLIRTPEPPAPPAQERHLGRELVEGAKYVFGHRLLRPLALLAPITNLSMTCVQTLFLLYAVRAKGLDAAAVGLIMSCSAAGAMIGALISKWIMPRFRIGLVYGVALGVLYAGPLLLLAAHGPRPVTVALLGLSFAISYLGGGLSNVIQLTLRQTCTPARLMGRMTAVFRTLLFGGAALGGLAAGMIGGALALQTAMTVVVIGSAALVVPLALSPVLRLRHMPDVVS; encoded by the coding sequence ATGACGGTTGTCGAGGGAACGTCCGCCGCGCCACGCAGCCTGTGGCGCAACGGCGACTTCCTCAAGTTCTGGTCGGGCGAGACGCTGTCGCTGGTCGGCACCCAGGTCACCACCCTGGCGCTGCCGCTGACCGCGGTGATCTACTTCGACACCAGCGCGGAGACCGTCGGCTGGCTGCGGTTCCTGGAATCCGCGCCGTACCTGTTCTTCGCCCTGCTCTTCGGCGTCTGGGTGGACCGGGTCCGGCGCAAGCCGGTGATGATGCTGGCCAACACGGTGCGGATGCTGGTGATCGCGGCGGTGCCGCTGCTGGCCTCGCTCGACCGGCTCTCGGTCGGCCTGCTGCTCGCGCTGACGTTCGTGTTCGGCACCTTCTCGGTGCTCTTCGAGCTCAGCTCGATGTCGTTCCTGCCCACCCTGGTCAAGGATCCGGTGCTGTTCGCCGAGGCCAACCGGAAGACCCTGGTGAGCCGGTCGGCCACCGACATGGCCGGGCCGGGCCTGGCCGGGGTGCTGGTCGGCTGGCTCACCGCGCCGATGGCGCTGATCGTCGACGCCGTCTCCTACCTGGCGTCGCTGATCACGCTGCTGTTGATCCGCACGCCCGAGCCGCCGGCGCCGCCGGCGCAGGAGCGGCACCTGGGCCGGGAGCTGGTCGAGGGCGCGAAGTACGTCTTCGGGCACCGGCTGCTGCGCCCGCTGGCGCTGCTCGCCCCGATCACCAACCTGTCGATGACCTGCGTGCAGACGCTGTTCCTGCTCTACGCGGTGCGCGCCAAGGGCCTGGACGCGGCCGCCGTCGGCCTGATCATGTCGTGCTCCGCGGCCGGCGCCATGATCGGCGCGCTGATCTCCAAGTGGATCATGCCGCGGTTCCGGATCGGGCTGGTCTACGGCGTCGCGCTGGGCGTGCTCTACGCGGGCCCGCTGCTGCTGCTCGCCGCGCACGGACCGCGGCCCGTGACGGTCGCCCTGCTCGGGCTCTCGTTCGCGATCTCGTACCTCGGTGGCGGGCTGTCCAACGTCATCCAGCTCACCCTGCGTCAGACCTGCACGCCGGCGCGGCTGATGGGCCGGATGACCGCGGTGTTCCGCACCCTGCTGTTCGGCGGCGCCGCGCTCGGCGGGCTGGCCGCCGGGATGATCGGCGGGGCGCTGGCCCTGCAGACCGCGATGACCGTCGTGGTGATCGGGTCGGCCGCGCTGGTGGTGCCCCTGGCCCTGTCCCCGGTGCTGCGCCTGCGGCACATGCCCGACGTCGTCTCCTGA
- a CDS encoding AMP-binding protein: MTGIWNDLLHGPHWRSTRLLWVEDDTEYTWVQVDTLARQLEDAIGAARVVRIRSASKLGCFAGQLAAWRAGCVAVADDGKLGPAEIDRIRPDTTVRTDLVSPPEVVARTAPRADLPAEVVAVNLTSGSTGSRKVVAVTRDNLAALFACRGLDVPGDGDLVAGSFATPTFDGWWFDTWRTVAAGGAVVCLPSVNEDVFAWSELAERYGIRRVLLPAAVIATIVEALPSSVAAIPWIFSGGEQFRAATVRQARAAGLTNRFVNLYGPTEATFATHGYRLPAGFDADTIPIGQPLDGCEQTLDELAEPGTYELVVGGPLVCLGYVERGALTRRFDGVYRTRDIVRVSGEADLVYAGRLDSQIKVNGMRVDAAALEQQVTELPTVLDCRIAQDGRRTVAFVLGDRAVQPDVETVVKRFSPAIAVQLVAHFPTKPGGKVDLAALMDQHRALDQLVTAKDGEQ, encoded by the coding sequence ATGACCGGCATCTGGAACGACCTGCTGCACGGCCCGCACTGGCGGTCGACACGGCTGCTCTGGGTCGAGGACGACACCGAGTACACCTGGGTCCAGGTCGACACCCTGGCCCGGCAGCTCGAAGACGCGATCGGCGCGGCCCGGGTGGTGCGGATCCGGTCCGCGTCCAAGCTCGGCTGCTTCGCCGGTCAGCTGGCCGCCTGGCGCGCCGGCTGCGTCGCGGTCGCCGACGACGGCAAACTCGGACCGGCCGAGATCGACCGGATCCGGCCGGACACCACGGTGCGCACCGACCTCGTCTCCCCGCCGGAGGTGGTGGCGAGGACCGCACCGCGCGCCGACCTGCCCGCCGAGGTCGTCGCGGTCAACCTCACCTCCGGCAGCACCGGCAGCCGCAAGGTGGTTGCGGTGACCCGGGACAACCTGGCGGCCCTGTTCGCCTGCCGCGGCCTGGACGTGCCCGGCGACGGCGACCTGGTGGCCGGCAGCTTCGCCACGCCGACCTTCGACGGATGGTGGTTCGACACCTGGCGCACCGTCGCGGCCGGCGGCGCGGTGGTCTGCCTGCCCAGCGTCAACGAGGACGTGTTCGCCTGGAGCGAGCTGGCCGAGCGGTACGGCATCCGGCGGGTCCTGCTGCCGGCCGCGGTGATCGCCACGATCGTCGAGGCGCTGCCGTCCAGCGTCGCCGCCATCCCGTGGATCTTCAGCGGGGGCGAGCAGTTCCGGGCCGCGACCGTGCGCCAGGCCCGCGCCGCCGGGCTGACCAACCGGTTCGTCAACCTCTACGGTCCGACCGAGGCGACGTTCGCCACGCACGGCTACCGGCTGCCGGCCGGCTTCGACGCCGACACGATCCCGATCGGTCAGCCGCTGGACGGCTGCGAGCAGACCCTCGATGAGCTGGCCGAGCCGGGCACCTACGAGCTCGTCGTCGGCGGGCCGCTGGTCTGCCTCGGCTACGTCGAGCGGGGTGCTCTCACCCGCCGCTTCGACGGGGTCTACCGCACCCGCGACATCGTGCGGGTCAGCGGCGAGGCCGACCTGGTCTACGCCGGCCGGCTCGACAGCCAGATCAAGGTGAACGGCATGCGCGTCGACGCCGCCGCGCTCGAACAGCAGGTCACCGAGCTGCCCACGGTGCTCGACTGCCGCATCGCGCAGGACGGCCGGCGCACCGTGGCGTTCGTGCTGGGCGACCGCGCCGTCCAGCCGGACGTGGAGACGGTGGTCAAGCGGTTCTCCCCGGCGATCGCCGTGCAACTCGTCGCGCATTTCCCGACCAAGCCCGGCGGCAAGGTGGACCTCGCCGCCCTGATGGACCAGCACCGCGCCCTCGACCAGCTCGTCACCGCCAAGGACGGAGAGCAATGA
- a CDS encoding alpha/beta fold hydrolase, which yields MTDLDRIIPLHTSDSGTPLYCVHSSSGSAYSYLGLARTLDRPVYGIEAPGFDGAREPVRSVPALSAEYVAALREVRPDGPYLLLGWSLGGILALDMARRLTDLGESVPAVVMVDVSVPEVAPLPAEKTIVRRFVHEILASLGAPTPAGLLERWPDDAPSDELLAAAADLLPPELDAELLTERYGVFRALVQASYGFAVTQPYHGPVTHVMASESLGPHLDWSPMAKDLTEHTVTGTHHSIWSAANLPALARLISTALPA from the coding sequence GTGACCGACCTCGACCGCATCATCCCGCTCCACACGAGCGATTCAGGGACGCCGCTGTACTGCGTGCACTCCAGCTCCGGGTCGGCGTACTCGTACCTGGGCCTGGCGCGCACGCTGGACCGGCCGGTGTACGGCATCGAGGCGCCCGGCTTCGACGGCGCCCGGGAGCCGGTCCGCTCGGTGCCGGCGCTGTCGGCCGAGTATGTGGCGGCGCTGCGCGAGGTCCGCCCCGACGGGCCGTACCTGCTCCTGGGGTGGTCGCTGGGCGGCATCCTGGCGCTGGACATGGCACGCCGGCTCACCGACCTGGGCGAGTCGGTGCCGGCGGTGGTCATGGTGGACGTCAGCGTGCCCGAGGTGGCGCCCCTGCCGGCGGAGAAGACGATCGTCCGGCGGTTCGTGCACGAGATCCTGGCGTCGCTGGGCGCGCCGACGCCGGCCGGCCTGCTCGAGAGGTGGCCGGACGACGCGCCCAGCGACGAGCTGCTCGCGGCGGCGGCGGACCTGCTGCCGCCGGAGCTGGACGCCGAACTGCTGACCGAGCGGTACGGGGTCTTCCGCGCGCTCGTGCAGGCGTCGTACGGGTTCGCGGTCACCCAGCCGTACCACGGGCCGGTGACGCACGTGATGGCCTCGGAGTCGCTGGGGCCGCACCTGGACTGGTCACCGATGGCCAAGGACCTGACCGAGCACACGGTGACCGGCACGCACCATTCGATCTGGTCCGCCGCGAACCTCCCGGCACTGGCACGGCTGATCAGCACAGCGCTCCCGGCCTGA
- a CDS encoding thioesterase II family protein codes for MSVTFFFPGAGSFGGETPAGAVLIRYPGRYGRGFGVPAPSFDAVVDACLAQLARRAGTPPTLVGHSYGAYVAYATAARLGQVAGLVVIGANAPARHEVAADALRDPAGYLQRVDPQALADVPSPEWRDIVAETTAQDLRLLTEFDPAAVAPLSCPVLAVRGESDPLTSDEGIGAWRSCTGGAFTARTLPGGHSTVLRDPSLAPDTLDVEETAR; via the coding sequence ATGAGCGTGACGTTCTTCTTTCCGGGCGCCGGCTCGTTCGGCGGTGAGACGCCGGCGGGCGCCGTGCTGATCCGCTACCCGGGCCGCTACGGGCGCGGCTTCGGGGTGCCGGCGCCCTCGTTCGACGCGGTCGTCGACGCCTGCCTGGCGCAGCTCGCCCGGCGCGCGGGCACGCCGCCGACGCTGGTCGGGCACTCCTACGGCGCGTACGTGGCGTACGCGACCGCGGCCCGCCTGGGGCAGGTCGCCGGCCTCGTGGTGATCGGCGCCAACGCCCCGGCCCGCCACGAGGTGGCCGCCGACGCGCTCCGCGACCCGGCGGGCTACCTGCAGCGCGTCGACCCGCAGGCGCTGGCCGACGTGCCGTCGCCGGAGTGGCGCGACATCGTCGCCGAGACCACCGCACAGGACCTGCGGCTGCTCACCGAGTTCGACCCGGCCGCCGTCGCGCCGCTGAGCTGCCCGGTCCTGGCCGTGCGCGGCGAGAGCGACCCGCTCACCAGCGACGAGGGCATCGGCGCGTGGCGCTCGTGCACCGGCGGCGCGTTCACCGCGCGCACGCTGCCCGGCGGCCATTCCACCGTGCTGCGCGATCCGTCGCTGGCACCGGACACGCTCGACGTCGAGGAGACGGCACGATGA
- a CDS encoding APC family permease gives MTDLRKATGGTVGTFMALSTILGSGMMILPGTSYHELARAAWMPWAVAAVSVVPLLYCYAWLGRHHPSASGVAHYSEVAFGPSVGRASGLLAVGALLTGIPATAITGGRYVAEFSGAGYLAWLFPLVVLVGATLVAALGANVSGRLQVALILALFALVLAMTVLALGRHGVPAPGTALPGFGAFGAVLTAVYVAFTGWETVAFTFEEHRRPDLIPRIFAASYVIVVVLYGLLLFGLFASAGADDPALDQAPLLITAEAAFGALGRPITLLLVAATITANVVASVLALSRLVFGMARGGHLPRGLSRMRERDGNPVVAVFAVGTVLTLIALLQWTGLVPFAWLFILSGGIYFVLYGIGAASYGRLATGAGARAVTVLCAVTVLAVTLVAGPPMWLCWAVFAVVCLGMLALSRRPAAMLRERVR, from the coding sequence ATGACTGATCTCCGGAAGGCGACGGGCGGGACCGTCGGCACGTTCATGGCGCTGTCCACGATCCTCGGCAGCGGCATGATGATCCTGCCCGGCACCAGCTACCACGAGCTGGCCCGGGCGGCGTGGATGCCGTGGGCGGTCGCCGCGGTCTCGGTCGTCCCGCTGCTGTACTGCTACGCCTGGCTGGGCCGGCACCACCCGTCGGCTTCCGGAGTCGCCCACTACTCGGAGGTGGCGTTCGGCCCCTCCGTCGGCCGCGCGTCCGGCCTGCTGGCCGTCGGCGCGCTGCTCACCGGCATCCCGGCGACGGCCATCACCGGCGGCCGCTACGTCGCCGAGTTCTCCGGCGCCGGCTACCTGGCCTGGCTGTTCCCCCTGGTAGTGCTGGTCGGCGCGACGCTGGTCGCCGCGCTCGGCGCCAACGTGTCCGGCCGGCTGCAGGTCGCGCTGATTCTCGCGCTGTTCGCGCTGGTGCTGGCGATGACGGTGCTGGCGCTGGGCCGGCACGGCGTGCCGGCCCCGGGCACCGCGCTGCCCGGCTTCGGCGCGTTCGGCGCGGTGCTGACCGCGGTGTACGTGGCGTTCACCGGCTGGGAGACCGTCGCGTTCACGTTCGAGGAGCACAGACGGCCGGACCTGATCCCACGGATCTTCGCCGCGTCGTACGTGATCGTGGTGGTGCTCTACGGACTGCTGCTGTTCGGGTTGTTCGCCTCGGCCGGCGCGGACGACCCGGCGCTCGATCAGGCGCCGCTGCTGATCACGGCGGAGGCGGCGTTCGGCGCGCTGGGCCGCCCGATCACGCTGCTGCTGGTGGCCGCCACGATCACGGCGAACGTGGTGGCGTCGGTGCTGGCGCTGTCCCGGCTGGTGTTCGGCATGGCCCGCGGCGGCCACCTGCCCCGCGGGCTCAGCCGGATGCGCGAGCGCGACGGCAACCCGGTCGTCGCGGTGTTCGCGGTCGGCACGGTGCTCACGCTGATCGCGCTGCTGCAGTGGACCGGGCTGGTGCCCTTCGCCTGGCTGTTCATCCTCTCCGGAGGGATCTACTTCGTGCTGTACGGCATCGGGGCCGCCTCCTACGGCCGGCTCGCCACCGGCGCCGGCGCCCGGGCGGTCACCGTGCTGTGCGCGGTCACCGTGCTCGCGGTGACCCTCGTCGCCGGGCCGCCGATGTGGCTGTGCTGGGCCGTCTTCGCCGTCGTCTGCCTCGGGATGCTCGCGCTGTCCCGGCGCCCGGCGGCCATGCTGCGGGAGCGGGTGCGATGA
- a CDS encoding condensation domain-containing protein has translation MTVETERDLRARPLSLAQEQLWFLDQLAPGEATYTILMVWRLRGRLRTGLLHRALNLIVARHESLRVTFGSDEGAPYQIAAPAADVALPVVDLSDLPPAERQRRAEAEVEALYDQPYDLETGPLYRFRLLRLADDEHILCQGYHHTIIDGWSAALINDELSAAYRSLVDGAEPDLPAVELDFTTYAASQRARLTGATLTQELAFWKERLAGLPVLDLPADRPRPVGGRHAGDTVIREYPAELRELVHRLAEQHGASAFMVLTAACTVLLSRYTAGVDVPLGVPMLGRPEPELESVVGMFVTMSVLRADLSGDPSFAELIDRIADGTLDLYEHQEVAFHQIVEAVAPARDADRNPLFDVSIQLLGGNNSGENLRLPGVAAEYLPQSSRTSRFDMAINVIDTGSTLRANVEYSSELFDRWRMEAMLDHLETVLRRAAADPSVRVSAIPLVTGAERDALLAAGEAAGAYVVDGALNLMPRGVPGDLVPALAEDAPRTGERGRWTPDLRLERVPAPQETTPASVRQASPAELSETEQKVAAIFGEVLTLPAVGADDNFFDIGGNSLQAMRVISRVNKGFGIKLSVRSLYGNASVRAISAAVEQKLAELS, from the coding sequence ATGACCGTTGAGACCGAGCGGGACCTGCGGGCCCGGCCGCTGTCGCTGGCGCAGGAGCAGCTGTGGTTCCTCGACCAGCTCGCGCCCGGCGAGGCCACGTACACCATCCTGATGGTGTGGCGGCTGCGCGGGCGGCTGCGCACCGGCCTGCTGCACCGCGCGCTGAACCTGATCGTGGCCCGGCACGAGTCGCTGCGGGTCACCTTCGGCAGCGACGAGGGCGCCCCGTACCAGATCGCCGCGCCGGCCGCCGACGTGGCGCTGCCGGTCGTCGACCTGAGCGACCTGCCGCCGGCCGAGCGACAGCGGCGCGCCGAGGCCGAGGTCGAGGCGCTGTACGACCAGCCGTACGACCTGGAGACCGGGCCGCTGTACCGGTTCCGGCTGCTGCGGCTGGCCGACGACGAGCACATCCTCTGCCAGGGCTATCACCACACCATCATCGACGGCTGGTCGGCCGCGCTGATCAACGACGAGCTGTCCGCCGCGTACCGCAGCCTTGTCGACGGGGCCGAGCCGGACCTGCCCGCCGTCGAGCTGGACTTCACCACGTACGCCGCGAGCCAGCGCGCCCGTCTGACCGGTGCGACGCTCACGCAGGAGCTGGCGTTCTGGAAGGAGCGCCTGGCCGGCCTGCCGGTCCTCGACCTGCCTGCCGACCGGCCCCGCCCGGTCGGCGGCCGGCACGCCGGCGACACGGTCATCCGTGAGTACCCGGCCGAGCTGCGCGAGCTGGTGCACCGGCTCGCCGAACAGCACGGCGCCTCCGCGTTCATGGTGCTGACCGCCGCGTGCACCGTGCTGCTCAGCCGCTACACCGCCGGCGTGGACGTGCCGCTCGGGGTGCCGATGCTGGGCCGGCCCGAGCCCGAGCTGGAATCGGTGGTCGGCATGTTCGTCACCATGTCGGTGCTGCGCGCCGACCTGTCCGGTGACCCGTCCTTCGCCGAGCTGATCGACCGGATCGCCGACGGCACGCTGGACCTGTACGAGCATCAGGAGGTGGCGTTCCACCAGATCGTCGAGGCGGTCGCCCCGGCGCGCGACGCGGACCGCAACCCGCTGTTCGACGTCAGCATCCAGCTGCTCGGCGGCAACAACTCGGGGGAGAACCTGCGCCTGCCGGGCGTGGCCGCCGAGTACCTGCCGCAGTCCTCGCGCACCTCCCGGTTCGACATGGCGATCAACGTCATCGACACCGGCAGCACGCTGCGCGCCAACGTGGAGTACTCCTCGGAGCTGTTCGACCGCTGGCGCATGGAGGCGATGCTCGACCATCTGGAGACGGTGCTGCGCCGGGCGGCCGCCGACCCGTCGGTCCGGGTTTCCGCCATCCCGCTGGTCACCGGCGCCGAGCGCGACGCCCTGCTGGCGGCCGGCGAGGCGGCCGGCGCCTACGTCGTCGACGGGGCGCTCAACCTGATGCCCCGCGGCGTGCCCGGCGACCTGGTGCCCGCCCTGGCCGAGGACGCGCCGCGCACCGGCGAGCGCGGACGCTGGACACCCGACCTGCGCCTGGAGAGGGTGCCGGCGCCGCAGGAGACGACCCCGGCTTCCGTACGGCAGGCGAGCCCCGCTGAGCTGTCCGAGACCGAGCAGAAGGTGGCCGCGATCTTCGGCGAGGTGCTGACGCTGCCCGCCGTCGGCGCCGACGACAACTTCTTCGACATCGGCGGCAACTCGCTGCAGGCCATGCGCGTGATCAGCCGGGTCAACAAGGGGTTCGGCATCAAACTCAGCGTGCGCAGCCTCTACGGCAACGCGTCGGTGCGGGCCATCTCGGCCGCGGTCGAGCAGAAACTGGCGGAGCTGTCGTGA
- a CDS encoding Flp family type IVb pilin: MDRLQMIVARLHARRPGADQGATVVEYCLLAALVLGLCLAAVSLLGGHAVPVLSGLADRIAAW, from the coding sequence ATGGACCGGCTGCAGATGATCGTGGCGCGCCTGCACGCCCGCCGCCCGGGCGCCGACCAGGGCGCCACGGTCGTCGAGTACTGCCTGCTGGCCGCCCTCGTCCTGGGCCTGTGCCTGGCCGCCGTGTCGCTGCTCGGCGGTCACGCCGTCCCGGTGCTGTCCGGTCTGGCCGACCGGATCGCCGCCTGGTAG